A stretch of DNA from Syntrophales bacterium:
CCTTCAGGAACTGCTGGAATCGGGAAAGCCATCCCTTGCAATGCCTCGTCATAGAACCCGGCAATCTCTTTTCTTCTTTCAATAAACGAGGGCAGTTTTTTCAACTGGTTTATTCCCAGCGCAGCCTGAATATCTGTCATCTTGTAATTATATCTGACTGAATAACTCTCCTTTTCATCATAATCCCTCAAATCCCTGACAGCTCTGATAAGGACATCATCATTAGAAAGGACCATCCCCCCTTCCCCGGTAGAAAGCATCTTCGTAGCATAGAAAGAAAACATC
This window harbors:
- a CDS encoding DegT/DnrJ/EryC1/StrS family aminotransferase produces the protein MFSFYATKMLSTGEGGMVLSNDDVLIRAVRDLRDYDEKESYSVRYNYKMTDIQAALGINQLKKLPSFIERRKEIAGFYDEALQGMAFPIPAVPEGREHIYYRYVVLDRNHSDFMEAMQKKGIDCKRPVFKPLHKCLGLSGFPVTDEIFNKAVSIPIYPSLGDDEVRKIIDAMKNLL